A single Candidatus Eisenbacteria bacterium DNA region contains:
- a CDS encoding DUF6582 domain-containing protein, with product MPVIRAWPWSKDFVLCPCGADLWGDQAAHVPYSSSLDSLKVGDGSSLAVSRSRKGEANMATQRQKTAARKNVRKAQRVSASRRRAGKPPKRGKHPMTSHTRHELSASQFAFPKERKEPLTDARHVRNAIARFNQVERVSNSARDAAWRRIKAAAKRYGIEVSHRPR from the coding sequence ATGCCTGTAATCCGTGCATGGCCGTGGTCCAAAGATTTCGTGCTCTGTCCATGCGGAGCTGATCTCTGGGGCGACCAAGCGGCCCATGTTCCATACAGTTCGAGCCTGGACTCGCTGAAGGTTGGTGATGGCTCATCGCTTGCTGTAAGCCGATCCCGGAAGGGGGAAGCGAACATGGCTACCCAACGTCAGAAAACTGCTGCACGGAAGAATGTCAGGAAGGCCCAAAGAGTGTCGGCCTCGCGGCGCAGAGCTGGTAAGCCGCCCAAGCGCGGGAAACACCCCATGACTTCCCATACCAGGCACGAACTGAGCGCATCTCAGTTCGCGTTCCCCAAAGAGCGAAAAGAACCGCTGACCGATGCGCGGCATGTCCGGAACGCGATCGCGCGCTTCAACCAGGTCGAGCGCGTCAGCAACTCCGCGCGCGACGCTGCGTGGCGCCGGATCAAGGCAGCGGCGAAGAGATACGGGATTGAGGTCTCGCATCGCCCCAGGTAA